One stretch of Candidatus Dormiibacterota bacterium DNA includes these proteins:
- a CDS encoding YihY/virulence factor BrkB family protein gives MKRLFSTLREAGVRFSRDGCAFLAQAVAFNALFALFPLVVLVVTLASYIYPNAEQRVLVFFDSVMPALHDFIAANLQSYIYGRGISSLIALVFILWSGKNLFMGITVALDRSLNVPKGRPFFHSVLLSIVMLPAIGTLLIIAMALPISLSIVMAIANISDRQNLTHFSAYLISIVLVFVISMALYRFLPNKKLTWSFALPGASVTALSWPVLQFAFTQYTLHVPFSHIYGALSVPLVLLLWFYVIGSIFLYGAEFCAAWAARNRGGTSILDEVGALTASPIAMERQ, from the coding sequence ATGAAGCGACTCTTTTCTACCCTGCGCGAAGCGGGGGTCCGTTTCTCGCGCGACGGATGCGCCTTTCTCGCTCAGGCGGTCGCTTTCAACGCGCTCTTTGCCCTGTTTCCGCTCGTGGTGCTGGTAGTAACGCTCGCCTCGTATATCTATCCCAACGCCGAGCAGCGCGTGCTGGTATTCTTCGACTCGGTGATGCCCGCGTTACACGATTTCATCGCCGCGAATCTCCAGTCGTATATTTACGGACGCGGCATATCGAGCCTCATCGCACTCGTTTTCATCCTCTGGTCCGGGAAAAATCTCTTTATGGGGATCACGGTCGCGCTCGACCGCTCGCTCAACGTGCCCAAGGGGCGGCCCTTCTTCCATAGCGTCCTGCTCTCGATCGTTATGCTTCCGGCGATCGGAACGCTATTGATTATTGCGATGGCACTCCCGATATCGCTCTCGATCGTCATGGCGATCGCCAATATCAGCGATCGGCAGAACCTCACGCATTTCTCCGCCTACCTGATCTCGATCGTGTTGGTGTTCGTTATCTCGATGGCGCTCTATCGTTTTTTGCCCAACAAAAAACTCACCTGGAGCTTCGCTCTTCCGGGGGCTTCCGTAACCGCGCTTTCCTGGCCGGTGCTGCAGTTCGCGTTCACGCAATACACGCTGCACGTGCCGTTCTCGCATATTTACGGTGCGCTATCGGTGCCGTTGGTTTTGCTGCTCTGGTTCTACGTGATCGGCTCGATTTTTCTCTACGGCGCCGAGTTTTGCGCGGCATGGGCAGCGCGTAATCGCGGCGGCACGAGTATTCTCGATGAGGTAGGCGCCCTCACGGCGTCCCCCATCGCTATGGAGCGACAATAA
- a CDS encoding alpha/beta hydrolase, protein MRLVFIHGAGCTGEVWEAQRRSFPESIAPSLPGHGKPGSPDTIEAFADAIERELENHEVGEAVLCGNSMGGAVALQIALRQNPRVRGIVLVDSGAKLRVAPEIFDALEDDFPAATHMLAGYFFANPTPERTAAAVAMLAGVGQAQTIRDFRACDAFDASGRLANISVPTLAICGEKDVMTPPKFAQFIADRVPGAKARILADTGHLAMVENPAETNAALRAFVTMIDSD, encoded by the coding sequence ATGCGATTAGTCTTTATTCATGGCGCCGGATGCACGGGCGAGGTATGGGAGGCACAGCGACGCTCGTTTCCCGAATCGATCGCCCCGTCGCTCCCCGGCCACGGGAAACCCGGCTCGCCCGACACGATCGAGGCGTTCGCGGATGCCATCGAGCGCGAACTCGAAAATCACGAAGTCGGCGAGGCGGTCCTGTGCGGCAACTCGATGGGCGGAGCCGTCGCGCTGCAGATCGCGCTACGCCAGAATCCGCGCGTTCGCGGCATCGTCCTCGTTGATTCCGGGGCGAAGCTGCGGGTCGCGCCCGAAATTTTCGACGCCCTCGAGGATGATTTCCCAGCCGCCACGCACATGCTGGCCGGATATTTCTTCGCCAACCCGACGCCGGAGCGGACCGCCGCCGCGGTTGCCATGCTCGCGGGGGTAGGGCAGGCTCAGACGATTCGCGATTTCCGCGCTTGCGATGCCTTCGATGCAAGCGGACGTCTGGCAAATATCAGCGTCCCCACCCTGGCGATTTGCGGTGAAAAAGATGTGATGACGCCGCCGAAATTCGCACAATTTATCGCCGACCGGGTTCCGGGCGCGAAAGCGCGAATACTCGCCGATACCGGGCATCTCGCCATGGTCGAGAACCCGGCCGAAACGAACGCTGCATTGCGTGCGTTCGTTACCATGATCGATTCAGACTAA